Below is a window of Polyangiaceae bacterium DNA.
TCCCGCGTGCTCGGTCGCAGCGAGGTTTCCCGGCGAGAGCCCGGCGTAGCTGTGGGTCGGTCCCGGTAGCCCGTCGAAGCAGCACACGCCGAGCGCGCTCATCAACACCCGCTCGGCGCGATCACGAACGCCGGGTCACCGAGATCGTCGGTCACGTTGCCGGCGCTGCCGAACTCCTTGTTCGACCAGGGATCGAAGCCCATCAGGCTCTGCTCGGTCCAGCCGTTGGTCGAGTTGATGAAGCCGTTCTGCGTCAGATCGTTGGTCAGCGGTTTGCCCGGCTCCCCTGCGTTGGCGAACGGCGGCGCCGCCGGCGTGGGGTTCAGCGTGCAACCGCCGAAGTCGCAGATGAAGTTGAGATCGCAGGTGCCTTCGTCCACGTAACCGCCGTGCTTGTTGACGCTGGCGAACACCACCGGGAAAGCCTGCCCGTTCTTCGTAGCCGTCTTGCACGGGCTGCACCCTGGCAGCGAGCCGCAGGTGGTGCTCTTCTCGCACAGCGTGCCCTGGTGCGAGATGGCACGCAGCGCCAGGATCCCCGCCGGCGGCGGCGTCTTCGGATCGATGACGGCGCCGAACACCTCGTCGTCGCCGACGTGGCCGTTCGCGCCGCAGTCCTTCTCGAACAGCACCACGTACCAGAGCGCCAGCTTGGTCGCGTCCGCCGGGTGCGGGGTCGCGCGGAAGAGCACGCCGTGCCGCGGGCACTTGTCGTCCGGCGCGATGGAGTAATACGGGTAGTAGGCCTGCGCGAGCGCCAGTTCCGTGGCGTCGTCGAGCCCGTCTCCGTCCAGATCCGAGAAGGCGGCGTCGCTGCCAGCGTCGGTCGGGATGGTCCCGCCGCTGCCCGCGCTGCCGCCGCTCGAGGCTCCGCCGGTCGCGCCCGCGCTGCCGCCGCTCGAAGCTCCGCCGGTCGCGCCCGCGCTGCCGGCCGCACCGCCGCTCCCCGATGCGGGGCTCTCCTCGCTCTCGCCGCAAGCGACGGCCAAGCAGAGCAGGAGGAGCGGAGCGCGGGTCATGGTGAAGCAGGATACCGCGAGGACAGGGCGGCGGCACTCGTTTCGCTAGAGGCGATGACGCGGCAGCCGGCCTATAGTCTCCGGGCTTGTCCACCGTTCGGCTCTACTTCGAAGATCCCCTGCGCTTCGACTTCGAGGCCGTCGTCGTCGCGCACGCCGAGCACTCGGGCCGCCCGTCGCTCCTGCTCGACCAGAGCGCGTTCTACCCCGAGGGCGGCGGTCAGCTGCCGGACTCGGGCGAGCTCGCTGGGCTCGCGGTGATCGACGTGCAGGTGGACGACTCGGGCCAGGTTCACCACGTGCTCGCGGGAGAGCTGCCGCCGCTGGGCGCCCGGGTCGCGGGGCAGGTGCTACGGCCGCGACGGCGCCTGCACATGGCGGAGCACAGCGCGCAGCACATCCTCTCTCGCGCGCTGGTCGAGGTCGCCGGTGCGGAGACCGTGTCCGCTCGGCTCGGCGAGAGCGCGTGCACCATCGACGTCGATCGCGCCGATCTGGACGAGCGCCGCCTCGCGGAGGCCGAGAGCCTGGCCACCTCCATCGTCGAAGCCGACGTGCCGATCCGGGCGTTCTTCCCCGAGCCCGAGGAGCTTCGCGCGCTGCCGCTCCGGCGCGCGCCGAAGGTGGACGAGTCGATCCGCGTGGTGGCGATCGGAGACTTCGACGTCACTCCGTGCGGGGGCACTCACTGCACGCACGCCGCGCAGATTGGCGTCGTGCGCGTCGTCGGCTCGGAGCGCTACAAGGGAGGGACGCGCGTGACGTTCAGCGCCGGGGCGCGCGCCCGCGAGCTGCTCGCCGGGGAGTCCGCGGCGCTGCGCGGGTTGGGCCGGAGCTTCAGCTGCGGTCCCGCCGAGGTCGGCACGGCAGTGGAGCGGCTGCGGCGCGAGCTGGAGGCCGCTCGCGGAGAGCTCGGCAGGACCCGCGCCGAGCTGGCGGAGAAGAGCGCCCGGGAGCTGGTCGAGGGTGCGCTCGGCCGCGGCGAGAGCTGCGTCGTCGGCTCGCTCCCCGGCGCCAGCGTCGAGCTCCTGCGCACGGTCGGCGCTCGCGTCACCGAGCGGCCGGAGGCCGTGGCCATCCTGGCAGGAGGCGGCGAGGACGGAGTGCCCGTTTTCGTCGCGCGCGGCGCCGCGAGCTCCTTCGATTGCGGGGCCTTCGTCAAGGAGCTGGCGCGGCGCACCGGCGGGCGTGGCGGCGGGCGCCCGGAGCGGGCCGAAGGGCGGCTGCCGGCCGGCGCTGATTTCGAAGCCACGGCCCGCGCGATCGTCGCCGCTTGAGCTCAGGCCACGCGAGCGAGCGCGCGCTCCAGCTCTTCCCAGCTGGTGATCCGGTCGAGCCGCGGGTGGGTCAGGCCCAGGCTCTTGGCGCGCTTTCCTCCGACCCACACTCGGGCTTCGCTCGGAAGCTCGCGCAGGATCCAGCCGATGTCTTCCTGCACGCCTTCGACCTCGGCGCTGGCGGAGACGCTGACGCCCACGATGCGCGCGCCGGCCGCCTTGGCCGCCGCGACGATCTGATCCGGCGGCGAGTCCACGCCCAGCACCCGCGGCGTGGCGCCCGAGAGGGCCAAGTAGAGCGCCGCCATCTCCATGCCGAGCGCGTGCTGCTCACCCGGCAGCGTGGCGAGCAACACGACCGGGTCGCGCACCACGCCTTCGTAGGCCGCCAGCATCAGGCGGAGCTGAGTCGAGAGCACCGAGCTCAACATGTGCTCGTGCCGGATCTCGAGCTTGTGGGTCGCCCAGGCTTCGCCCACGCGCTCCACCAACGGCGCGCACACCTCGACGACGAAGCGCTTGGGTCCCAAGGTCGCCATGCTCTGCCGGAGCTCGACCAGAAGACCCGGTAGGTCGTCCTGCTCGAGCCGCGCCATCAGCGACTCGACCGACGAAGGCGCCGAAGAGGCGCTGAGCCCCGTGCTCGCCGCCGACGCGAGCAGGTCCGAGAGCTCGTCGCGGGTCCGCGTCACGACCTCTCCGGCGCGGTAGCCGGCCTTCAGCGTGCGAGCCACCAGCATCAAGCGCTCGACGTGCTCCTGCGAGTACACGCGCACGCCCGCCGGGTTGCGTTCGGGTTTCGGGAACCCGTAGCGGCGCTCCCACATTCGGAGCGTGTCCGACGACAGTCCGGTCAGGCGAGACGCGACGCGAATCGAGTAGCCCGACCGGGCGCCATTGCCTGCGACCCGCATGACCATGGATTTTCGCTTAGTTCCCGCGCCCCCCCCGTCAAGCCGGGTTTGACCGCGGAAGAGGCCTCGGGGATGCTTTGCGGAGCATGCGGGCGTGGCGGCTCTCGGCAGCGCTGGTTTTCGGGCTTTCGCTGGCGAGCGCCTGCGGCGGCAGCGATTCCGCGGACGAGGGCCATTCCGGTGCCGGCGGAAGCCCGAGCGGCGGCGGGGCCGGGGCGGTGGGCGGCAGCGGAGGCAAGCCCTCCGGTGGCGGGGGCTTCTCCGCGACCGGTGGCCAGCTCGAGGCTGGGACGGACGCCGACTCGGGCGCGAAGCTCGGGCCGCCGTATCCCATCGTGCTCTGCCACGGGTTCTTCGGCTTCGAGAAGTTCGCGGGCCTCGATGCCATCACCTATTTCTACCAGGTGAAGCAGGAGCTGGGCGCGAAGGGCGAGCCGCTGGTGTTCACGCCCGCCGTGGATCCGTTCAACGACTCGACCTACCGCGGCGCGCAGCTCTTGGCGGAGATCGAGAGCATCCTCTCGCAGACCGGTCACGCCAAGGTCAACCTGATCGGGCACTCACAGGGCGGGCTCGACGCGCGCGTGGTCGCGCACGACAGGCCCGATCTGATCGCGAGCGTGACCACCATCGCCACGCCACACCAGGGCACGCCGATGGCCGACGTCTTGCTCGGTCTGGTGTCGGACCCGGGCGCGCAGGAGCTGGTGGACTGGCTCGTGAAGCAGCTGGGCTACGCGCTCTGGGACGCCGCGGGCAAGAAGACCTCCATCTGGAAGCCCCTCGAGCTGTTCTCGAAACCGGGTATCACCGCGTTCAATCAGCAGTACACCGACCGCGCGGCGGTGCGTTATTGGTCGCTCACCGGTCGCAGCGACTTCAAGCTGGCCGAGATGGACTGCAAGCCGGACGAGAAGGTGCCCTTCGTCGAGAAGTGGAACTTCGAGACCGACCCCATCGATCCGCTGTTCCTGATCAGCGAGGCCTACCTGGACGGCGGCCTCGGGCAGCCCGACGCCAACGACGGGCTGGTGCGGGTGAAGGACGCGCGCTGGGGCACGTTCCTGGGCTGCGTTCCCGCCGACCACCTGGACGAGGTCGGCCAGCTCTTCGGCGACTCGGCCGGTATCGGCAACCAGTTCGCCCACAAAGAGCTGTACGTCGAGCTGGCGAAGTACCTGCGCGCGCAGGGGCTGTGATCAGGCCAGCACCACGTCGAAGGTGACGCTGTACTCCTTGGCGCCGCTCGGCCCGATGCTCTCGACCAGCGGCATGATCAGCGAGTCTTTCACGAAGGCGTCCGACGCGATCCACGGGTCGCCCTGGAAGTAGAGCTGGGTGGTCAGCGACGTCCCCTCCGGGTGGCTCACCTTGTAGTGGATGTGGCGTGGCCGGTAGGTGCTGCCGTTCAGGTAGAGCCCGGGCAAGATGGTGGTGAGCTCGTAGCGCCCCTGCGCGTCGGTCTTCATCCGACCGCGGAGCACGTAGCCCGTGTTGTCGTAGGCGCCGGCGTCGTCCGCCTGCCAGATGTCGACCTCGGCGTCGGCCAGCGGGGTGACGCAGTCGCAGCCGTAGACCGTGCCGCTGACCCGGAGCAGGGTGCCGGGCTTGCCGTCGGTGATGTCGGCGCGGAAGGGCGCGTCGGCTTTGTAATAGGGGCCCAGGATGTTGTCGTCCGTGATCTTGCAGCCGGGCGTGGGCGTGAGCTTGCACGAAGCCACGTTGCCGCCGGTGCCCCCGCTCGCGGCGCCCCCGCTCGCGGCGCCTCCGCTCGAAGTGCCTCCGCTCGACGCGCCCCCACTCGACGCGCCGCCGCTGCCGCCGCCCGCTGCGCCGCCGCTGCCGTTCTTCGCCTCGCTCTGACTGCTCCCCCCGCAGCCGATGGCGACCACGCTCCCGGCGAGCGCGCCGAGGGCGCCGCGACGACTGACCGTTCTCTCGCTCTGCATGTCCGGAGCATGACGCGCGGCGGGTCCCGCGGCCATTAGAATGATGAGAACCCGTCGTTCTACAATCTCGAACGAAGCTTGCGGGGCGACCGGGCCGCCTTCGGCGCGGGAGCGCGAGGCGCTGCGCCGAGCGCGGCCTCGACGCGCTCGATGACCTCGGCGGTGAAGCTCGCCTGCGCGTCTTCGGCGCGGCAGGCCGCGTACACGGCCGTCTCGGGCACCGGCGCCGGAGGCAGGCGCCTGAGCCGGCCAGCCGCGAGCTCGGCGTGGGCCACCACGTCCGGCAGCACACACACGAATCGACCCGAGAGCGCGACGCGGAGGTTCGTCGAGAGCATCGTGATCTGGAAGCCCACCTTGCGCGGCACCTCGACGGGCCAGCCGTCCATGGGTGTGCCGCGGTCACCGATGGCGGCGACGCTGAAGTCGTGCTCGACCACGGCCGGCAGGTTCACGCCCTTGGCGCCGAACAGCGGGTGCCCTTTGCCGCAGTAGAGCGAGTTCGTCAGCGAGCCGATGCGCCGGCACTCGATGCCGGGCATCGCGGTCGCGTCGTAGTAGAAGGCAACCTCGATCTGTCCGCTCACCAGCTGCCGGTTGGCGTCCTTGGACGAGAGAGTCGTCATGCACGGCACCACGGCCGGCCTCTCCTTCTGCAGCGAGAGCAGCGCGGGCAGCACGAAGTAGTCGGTGAGCACGCCGAGGGAGGCCACGCGGTAGTCACCCGTGAAGTCGTGGGAGAGCACGCCGTGCATCGCGTGCTCCAGCGAAGTCACGCTGCGGCGGATGGCCTCGAGCAGGCGCTGGCCGGCCCGGTTCAGCGTGATGCGTCGGGAGCCGCGCACGAAGAGCTCCTCACCGAGCGTCTCCTCGACCAGCTTCACGCTGCGAGAGAGCGCTGAGGGGCTCACGTGCAGGCGCCCCGCGGCGGTCGGCAGGTGCTCGGTCTCTGCGACGGCGCGGAACGCCGGGATCCACGGCCAGATCAGCTGGAGCTTCTTGGCGGGGTCGGCGCTCACAGCGTCTTCGCGTTCTTGGCGGTCTCCACCGCTTTCTCCAGCGCGCGCGGGCTGAACCCCACCAGGATCTGCCCCATCACGTCGATCACCGGGATGGAGGCGCCGGCCATCTTCACGCGCTCGAGCTTCTTCTGCATCTCGGCCTGCGCGGCCTCGTCGGCGTCCACGTCTTTCTCGATCACCGTCACGCCGCGCTGCTTCAGGTAGGCGGCCGCGTCGTGACACGGCTTGCACCAGTCGGCGCCGTAGACGATGGCGACCACCTTGTTGGCGGCGACCTTCGGCGTGGGCGCGGGCCCCGGCCCCGCCGAGCCCGACGCGACGGCGGAGGCGGGCGCCGAGGCGCTCGGCGGCGGCGCCAGCGCTTCGAGGCGGGCCTTGCGCCGGCTCGCGCCCTTCTCGTCCCACTCACTGCGCGAGATCACCTTCACCGGGTAGGTGCCGTCCGGGCCCTTCTTCGAGAGGTCGGCCACGTAAACCAGCTTGCCGGTGCCTTCTTCACGCGTGGTGTCGACCACGCGCACCTCGGCGCGCCCCGGCTCGGGCACGTCGGGGACCTTCTGCACCACGTGGAAGTCGCCCTTGTCGTCGATCCAGGTCAAGAGCAGGCTCGGAGTGTCGTCCTTGACCTCCAGCGGAGGCAGCTCGCTCTTGGTCGGCTTCGCGCCGGTCGTGTCCTCGCCGCTCGGAGCGTCGGGCTTCCCCTTGCACGCGCCCGCCAGGACCAGCGGCAGCGCGCACAGGCAGAAGAGGAGAAGGGCCCGCCAACGACGCATCATCTTCAAACGCACTCCGGATCCGACCGCTCATTTCTAGCACGTGATCCGGAGGGGCCGACAAATGCCGAGATTTCCCGCGTCATCCCTCGGTCGTGCTGCTGCGGAGCTCGTCGGCGAGCTTCACCCACTCGGCCACGAGCTGCTCGACCTTGCCGGCGAGGCCGCGCTCTTGCTTCGCCCACTCGTGCAGCTTCTCCCAGTCGCCCTCGGGGGGCGACCTGAGCTTGGCCCGAAGCTCCTCCAGGTCCTTCTCGCCGCGTGAGACCAGGTCCTCGAGCTCGCCGACTCGGCGCCGCTTCTTCTCCAGCTCCCGCGCCGCGGCCTGGCGTTCCCGATGGCGCGCGGCGCCGCTCGCCTCCGCGGCCGCGCGCGCCTTGCGCTCGTTCGCGGCGCGTACGGCGTCGCCTTCGCGCTCGACGCGGGCCCGGCGCTCGAGCATCGCGGTCCAGTCGCGAAATCCGCCCTCGTACACGTCCAGCTCGCCGTCGTGGAACGCCAGCGTGCGCGTGGTCACCGTCTGGAGGAAGCGCCGGTCGTGGGACACCAGGAGCACCGTGCCTTCGAAGCCCACCAAGGCCTCCTCCAGGATCTCCGCGGCCGGGATGTCCAGGTGGTTGGTCGGCTCGTCGAGGAACAGCAGGTTCTTCGGCTCGAGCAGCATCTTCGCCAGCGCCAGGCGCGTGCGCTCGCCGCCCGACAGGCTCGCGACCTGGCGAAAAGGGTCGTCCCCGTAGAAGCGGAAGCGCGCCAGGTACTGGCGCGCGCCGTCCGCGTTCAGATCGCCGCGCACGCTGCGCACCTCTTCGATGCAGCTCTTCTGTGCATCGAGGCTGCCCAAGTGCTGGTCGAAGTAGCCCTCGAACAGGTTGGTGCCGCGCCGCACGGCACCCGTGTCTTCGGGCAGCCCCAATCCGGCAATCAGCTTCAGCAGCGTGCTCTTGCCGGAGCCGTTCGGTCCGACGATACCGACGCGATCCCCGCGGCGCACGAGCAGATCGACGCCGTCGAACAGCCGGCGCCCCCCGCGGGACGCGCCGAGCCCTTTGCACTCGAGCACGATGTCGCCGCTGCGTGGCGCGTCGGCGAAGCGAAAGCGCACGCGCTCGGCGCGCGCCCAGACGTCTTCGGGTCGCTCGACCTTGTCGAGCTTCTCCAGCATCTTGCGCCGGGACTGGGCTTGCTTGGTCTTCTGCCCCGCGATGTTCTTGCGGATGAAGTCCTCGGTCTTGGCGACGAAGGCCGCCTGCTCCTCCGCCAGCGCGCGCTCTCGCTCGAGATCGACGGCGCGTTCGTCGTGGTACTCGGTGTAGTGCAGCGGGTAGACGCGGAACGTGGTGCGCCCGAGCTCCATCGTGATGGGGCAGACGTTGTCGAGGAACGCGCGGTCGTGGGACACCACGAGCGCGGCGCTCTTCTGGGCGGTGAGCCAGCCCTCCAGCCACTGGATGGTGTCCAGGTCCAGGTGATTGGTCGGCTCGTCGAGAAGCAGCAGCTCGGGCTCCGTCGCCAGCACCGCGCCCAGGTTCAAGCGCCCACGCTCGCCGCCGGACAAGCTGCCGACGTCGCGCTCGAGATCCGCCGCCGAGAAGCCGAGCCGGGTCGCGATGGTCGCGACCCGCTGTTCGAGCGTGTCGGCGCCCGCCGCGTGGTAGCGGTCCATGGCCTTGGCGAGGGCGTCCAGGGCCGCCTCCGTACCGCTCGCGGCCGCGTGCTGGGCGTCGTGGAGCGCGTGGCGCAGCTGGACCAAGTCCGAGAAGCCGCCCATCAGCGCGTCCATCAGGCTGCCGGAGCGGAGCGTCTCGTGGCTCTGACGGTAGAAGCCCAGGCTGGCGCCCTTCTCCAAGAGCACGCTGCCGCGGTCGGCGTGGAGCTCCCCGCAGATGAGGCGGAGCAGCGTGGTCTTGCCGGCGCCGTTCGGAGCCACCAGCGCCGCACGCTCGCCGGCGTTCAGCCGAAAGGTGACGCCGGAGAACAGCGGATCGACGTAGCCGAAGCCGAGATCTGCGACTTCGAGGATCGACACGGCGGGCCGCTAGCGCTGCACCGGCTCCTGGACCTCGCCCAGGACTTCCTCGTCCGGCCCCACGATCCTGACCAGCTCCCCGCGGTGCTTCCGCGACAGGTCACGGGCCTTCTTGAGCTGACCCTTCTTGAAGACTGCGTTGACGGCGTCGCGGTCCGCCGCCTTCCACTTCGCGGTCGCTGCTGCGCTCAAGCGGACGATCTGCATGGTGCTCCGGGGCGCGAGCCTAGTCGGTTCCGCTGGCATGTCCAGCTCACCCCAGCCGCCCGTCGATGATCTCCGCGGCCCTCAGCGCCAGCGCCATGATGGTGAGCTGCGGGTTCACGCCCAGGCTCGAAGGGATGGCGCTGCCGTCGGTGACGTACACACCGGGGGTGTCGAAGGACTCGTGGCTCGGGTCGATGGCGCCGCGCTCCGGGCTCGTGCCCATGCGACAGGTGCCCAGCGGGTGGAACGCCGTCACCTCGAAGTCTCCCGGGCGCAGGCGCATCTTCTTCAGCCGAGCGAGGCCAGCCTCGGAGGCGAGCTCGTCGCAGCCGTGAACCAAGGGCAATACACGCCGGGCGCCGGCGCGCAAGAACACTTCGCTCAGGATCTCGATGCCGCGCTGCATGCGGGCGGTGTCCTTCCGCGAGAGGTTGTAGAAGATGAGCGGGCTGCCTCTCGGACCCTGGCGCACCTCGCCCCGGCTCTCGTCCTGGATCATGAAGCCGAAGGTCGCGAGGTTCATGAAGCGGTCCATCAGGTGCATGAAGCGCCGCCCGACCCAGGGCACGCCGAGGGCCGTGATGTCGATGGGGGTCGAGCCGCCCTCGAACATCAGGCCCTCTTCGGCCCACTGGTCGATGGAGTAGCTCTGGGGGATGCCGCGCGACATGTCGATGGTCTCGGTGAACTCGGCCATCACCTTCGCCGCCGGGTGGATCGAGAGGTTCTTGCCGAGCCACGGCGAGCGCACGCACACGCCGCTCCGGCGCAAC
It encodes the following:
- a CDS encoding dioxygenase encodes the protein MQSERTVSRRGALGALAGSVVAIGCGGSSQSEAKNGSGGAAGGGSGGASSGGASSGGTSSGGAASGGAASGGTGGNVASCKLTPTPGCKITDDNILGPYYKADAPFRADITDGKPGTLLRVSGTVYGCDCVTPLADAEVDIWQADDAGAYDNTGYVLRGRMKTDAQGRYELTTILPGLYLNGSTYRPRHIHYKVSHPEGTSLTTQLYFQGDPWIASDAFVKDSLIMPLVESIGPSGAKEYSVTFDVVLA
- a CDS encoding MerR family transcriptional regulator, whose product is MRVAGNGARSGYSIRVASRLTGLSSDTLRMWERRYGFPKPERNPAGVRVYSQEHVERLMLVARTLKAGYRAGEVVTRTRDELSDLLASAASTGLSASSAPSSVESLMARLEQDDLPGLLVELRQSMATLGPKRFVVEVCAPLVERVGEAWATHKLEIRHEHMLSSVLSTQLRLMLAAYEGVVRDPVVLLATLPGEQHALGMEMAALYLALSGATPRVLGVDSPPDQIVAAAKAAGARIVGVSVSASAEVEGVQEDIGWILRELPSEARVWVGGKRAKSLGLTHPRLDRITSWEELERALARVA
- a CDS encoding NrdH-redoxin, translated to MRRWRALLLFCLCALPLVLAGACKGKPDAPSGEDTTGAKPTKSELPPLEVKDDTPSLLLTWIDDKGDFHVVQKVPDVPEPGRAEVRVVDTTREEGTGKLVYVADLSKKGPDGTYPVKVISRSEWDEKGASRRKARLEALAPPPSASAPASAVASGSAGPGPAPTPKVAANKVVAIVYGADWCKPCHDAAAYLKQRGVTVIEKDVDADEAAQAEMQKKLERVKMAGASIPVIDVMGQILVGFSPRALEKAVETAKNAKTL
- a CDS encoding triacylglycerol lipase encodes the protein MRAWRLSAALVFGLSLASACGGSDSADEGHSGAGGSPSGGGAGAVGGSGGKPSGGGGFSATGGQLEAGTDADSGAKLGPPYPIVLCHGFFGFEKFAGLDAITYFYQVKQELGAKGEPLVFTPAVDPFNDSTYRGAQLLAEIESILSQTGHAKVNLIGHSQGGLDARVVAHDRPDLIASVTTIATPHQGTPMADVLLGLVSDPGAQELVDWLVKQLGYALWDAAGKKTSIWKPLELFSKPGITAFNQQYTDRAAVRYWSLTGRSDFKLAEMDCKPDEKVPFVEKWNFETDPIDPLFLISEAYLDGGLGQPDANDGLVRVKDARWGTFLGCVPADHLDEVGQLFGDSAGIGNQFAHKELYVELAKYLRAQGL
- a CDS encoding ABC-F family ATP-binding cassette domain-containing protein, which codes for MSILEVADLGFGYVDPLFSGVTFRLNAGERAALVAPNGAGKTTLLRLICGELHADRGSVLLEKGASLGFYRQSHETLRSGSLMDALMGGFSDLVQLRHALHDAQHAAASGTEAALDALAKAMDRYHAAGADTLEQRVATIATRLGFSAADLERDVGSLSGGERGRLNLGAVLATEPELLLLDEPTNHLDLDTIQWLEGWLTAQKSAALVVSHDRAFLDNVCPITMELGRTTFRVYPLHYTEYHDERAVDLERERALAEEQAAFVAKTEDFIRKNIAGQKTKQAQSRRKMLEKLDKVERPEDVWARAERVRFRFADAPRSGDIVLECKGLGASRGGRRLFDGVDLLVRRGDRVGIVGPNGSGKSTLLKLIAGLGLPEDTGAVRRGTNLFEGYFDQHLGSLDAQKSCIEEVRSVRGDLNADGARQYLARFRFYGDDPFRQVASLSGGERTRLALAKMLLEPKNLLFLDEPTNHLDIPAAEILEEALVGFEGTVLLVSHDRRFLQTVTTRTLAFHDGELDVYEGGFRDWTAMLERRARVEREGDAVRAANERKARAAAEASGAARHRERQAAARELEKKRRRVGELEDLVSRGEKDLEELRAKLRSPPEGDWEKLHEWAKQERGLAGKVEQLVAEWVKLADELRSSTTEG
- a CDS encoding LysR family transcriptional regulator, with translation MSADPAKKLQLIWPWIPAFRAVAETEHLPTAAGRLHVSPSALSRSVKLVEETLGEELFVRGSRRITLNRAGQRLLEAIRRSVTSLEHAMHGVLSHDFTGDYRVASLGVLTDYFVLPALLSLQKERPAVVPCMTTLSSKDANRQLVSGQIEVAFYYDATAMPGIECRRIGSLTNSLYCGKGHPLFGAKGVNLPAVVEHDFSVAAIGDRGTPMDGWPVEVPRKVGFQITMLSTNLRVALSGRFVCVLPDVVAHAELAAGRLRRLPPAPVPETAVYAACRAEDAQASFTAEVIERVEAALGAAPRAPAPKAARSPRKLRSRL
- a CDS encoding alanyl-tRNA editing protein — translated: MSTVRLYFEDPLRFDFEAVVVAHAEHSGRPSLLLDQSAFYPEGGGQLPDSGELAGLAVIDVQVDDSGQVHHVLAGELPPLGARVAGQVLRPRRRLHMAEHSAQHILSRALVEVAGAETVSARLGESACTIDVDRADLDERRLAEAESLATSIVEADVPIRAFFPEPEELRALPLRRAPKVDESIRVVAIGDFDVTPCGGTHCTHAAQIGVVRVVGSERYKGGTRVTFSAGARARELLAGESAALRGLGRSFSCGPAEVGTAVERLRRELEAARGELGRTRAELAEKSARELVEGALGRGESCVVGSLPGASVELLRTVGARVTERPEAVAILAGGGEDGVPVFVARGAASSFDCGAFVKELARRTGGRGGGRPERAEGRLPAGADFEATARAIVAA